GAATTGTGACCTTCTCAGAAGGAGGAGGATTGAGAAAGGTAGGCTATCAACCTGGTGAATGGGTTGGCAGGTCTATCTTTGAAGAGTATTCCGATGATCCGGAGTTGATCTCTATCTTCAGAAAAACGTTGAGAGGTGAAGCATTACGCTTGGAAAGATCGTTTGATAACCTGATTTTAGACGTAGAATACACGCCCCTGTTTGACGAGCAGGGAGATGTGGATGGTTTTCTGTCCGTGGCAACGGATATTACAGAAAAAACGCTTTCGCAAGAGGAACTGCGACTCTCCGAGGAACGATTCAGTAAAATCTTCCAGGTCAACCCGATTGCGATGTGCATCACGGAAATGGAAACGGGAATTTTCGTTGAAGTTAATGAGGGCTTTCTGTCTGCCCTGCAATGCAGCCGGGAAGATATCCTGGGACAAAGTGCTTTGGACATTGGTTTCTGGCCGAACAAAGACAAACGCCAGAAAATGATTGAACAGGTAAAACAGGAGGGCACAGCGCGGGAACTGTTTTTCGATTTTGTGAACCCGAAAGGCGCCCGAATCTGTGCCTTATTGTCGGCAGTCCAGATTTATTTTCGGGGCGAAAACCTGCTACTCTCCTGTGTTAAAGATGTTACCGGAGAACATCAGGCACTGGAAGACCTGGAAAAATTAAATGAGCACCTCGAAGCCAGAGTCGTATCTCGAACAGCTGAACTTCAACACGCACATTCCATTCTGAACGAAGAGTATAAAAAACGGAATCGGCTCTATCGTGCACTACAGCAGACTGAAGCCAAATGGCGCTCTCTGGTTACCAACGCCCCCGATACGATTTTGACCCTGGACCGTGATGGTACCATCCTCTACGTCAACCACAAGATCGCATCGTTGGGAATGGAAGAGATTATTGGGTCATCCATCTTCCAATACATGAAGACCGAGGACATCTCTAAAGCTAAACAGATCCTGCAAGAAGTCTTCCAGACTGGCACTCCCCAAGTCATGGAAACGGAAGGCCTCAACACCGAGGGAAAGAAAGCCCTCTATTCCTGTCGTGTAGGGGCCATGGTGAGTGGGGGCATCATTATCGCTGCGATGGTTATTGCCACCGATATCACACACCAGAAACAGGCTGAGCAGGAGCTGGTGCGACGTCGTGCTGAACTCGCGCATCTTTCCCGCCTGTCGACCATGGGTGAACTGGCAGCAGAATTGTCCCACGAATTGAATCAGCCACTCGCGGCCATCAACAATTACACCAATGGTTGTATCCGCCGGATTCGATCCGGGACAACCAGCCTGGATAAGTTAATCGAACCACTGGAAGAAATGTCGCGCCAGGCCCAGCGTGCCAGCGAAACTATCAAACGCCTGCGTCGTCATGTCCAGAAGAGTGATGTCGAACACAAGCCACTCGATCTGAACGGGGTGATCCAGAATTCAATTTCATTACTGGAACACGAAATACAACGAAACTTTGTGACATTACACCTGGAATTAAGTCCGGGCCCACTGCAGACAATTGGCGATGCCATTCAAATTGAACAGGTACTGGTCAATCTTATCATAAATGCCATCGAAGCCATGGCGGAGATACCCGTCGAAGAACGAAAACTGATCATTCAATCAGATAGGGACCAGGATGGAAATCTGGTTATTTGTGTAACTGATAGTGGAATAGGTTTGAAAAAAGAGGAAGAAAAATCTATCTTCGAAACGTTCTATACAACTAAACAAAAAGGACTAGGGGTAGGCTTGTCCATTAGCCAGACAATTATAGAAGCGCACGGCGGCAAACTACACCCTCGTCGAAATAAAAAAGGGACGAGTTTTTTCATAACTCTGCCTGCAATCAATGGAGATAATCATCGTGGTTTCTGACGTTATGACAATCAATCAGGAAGCGACTGTATTTGTAGTTGATGACGATCCGGCAATACGAAAATCACTCCGGTGGCTTATCGAATCCGTCGGTCTCAAAGTTCAGACCCATGAACTGGCCAGCGAGTTTCTGGAAAGTTATTCTCCCGATTCTCCTGGCTGTCTTGTTCTGGACGTTCGCATACCGGGCATGAGCGGCCTGGAACTCCAGGAGAAACTCCGCGAACGGGGATATGATATTCCCGTAATTATCGTCTCTGGATACGGCGATGTTCCGATGGCAGTGCGTGCCATGAAAGCGGGCGCAATTGACTTTTTAGAAAAACCAGTGAGTGATCAGGTTTTGCTGGATTACATTCAAAAAGGAATCGAGCAGGATATCAAAAATAAGCAGGCGCGGTTACAAAACAAAGAGCTCATTGAGCGAAAAGAATCGCTGACCCGCCGGGAGCGGGAAGTGATGGAGTATGTTGTGTCCGGTCTTTCCAGCCGCGAGATTGCAGAGAAACTGACCGTCAGCTTTAAAACAGTGGAAGCACACCGTGCTAAAATCATGAAAAAAATGCAGGTCAAAAGCGTTCCCAAGCTGATTCAAATGGATTTGCAAATTCAAGGGACCGCGCCAGCCGGCTCCAGACAGCTCTGACTTTGTACTAAAAAACACGGAATACAGCCTGCAGACTCGACTGAAATCTAATTTTTTTGACATCGACTGGGAACAAATTTGAATACTCAAACTGAACTGGAATTGAATGGCGTTCCCATTTGTGACACGTTTGCAGAAGCATTCACGACCGTAGGAACTCGAATTATTGTGACGGCACTGACAGAGTCCTGGGTCAAAATTGCAGCAGCCGAGGTCAGTGGCTATGCCACAAGTGTTATCGCCTGTGATGCGGAAGCCGGTGTCGAAAAATTTCTGACTCCTGAAGAAAGTCCAGATGGACGGCCAGGGGTCAGCCTGATGTTTTTCGCATTCAGCCGTTCTGCTTTGGAAAAAGCAGTCACGAACCGGGTGGGCCAATGCATTCTCACCTGTCCCACAACCGCCTGTTATTCCGGGCTGACCGACTCTGATCCGGAAAAAGAGATCGCACTGGGAAGCCAGCTCCGCTTTTTTGGAGATGGCTTTCAGGTTTCCAAGAAATGGGGCAACCGCCGGCTCTGGCGAATACCCGTGATGGATGGGGAATTCGTTTGTGAAGATCGGGTTGGCACATTCAAAGGAGTGGCAGGAGGCAACCTGCTCATCTGTGCGACGGATCAAAAAAAAGGGCTGCTAGCGACAGAAGCCGCTGTTGCCGCCATGCAGACATTGGAACAGATCATTCTGCCTTTCCCCGGAGGGATCGTTCGAAGCGGCAGCAAAGTCGGCTCACGCTATACCAAACTGAAAGCCAGTACCAACGATGCCTACTGCCCGACGGTACGCGCACAGACCACATCAGAACTGCCTGAGGGTACCGGCTGTGTTTACGAAATCGTTATCGATGGAGACTCATTCGACGCGGTGCAGCAGGCAATGCAGGCTGGTTTAATTGCCATCAGCCAACAACCAGGGGTTCTGGAAATCACAGCAGGAAACTATGGTGGAAAGTTAGGAAAACACCATTTTCACCTGAAGGACCTCGTGAAGACCTCTGGCCTGTAAGATTGTCGCTTAGCGGAAACTTTCTGAGATCAGCATTTCCTGCTCGAACTGGTGGCTCCTGCTGGACCCAGTCGCTGGGCTGGCACTTGCCTGACGATAGACGCCCTGCAGAGGATGGCGGCCAAACAGATTTCCTTTAAAGCGACAATAGATGAATTGCCAGGCTCCCATGTTTTCCGGTTCTTCCTGGACCCAGTACACGGGAGTTCCTTCCGGATAAGGCGCTAACGCCTCTTCAAGCTCAGCTTTGGGAATCGGATAGAGTTGCTCCATCCGAATAATGGCTATATCATCGCGTTCTGCCTGTTTTCGATGCTCATTCAAATCGTAATAGATCTTTCCGGTGCACAGTAAAATCCGGGTGACCTGTTGAGGTTCAATGTCTGTCGTGTTGGCAATGACCTTGAAAAATGATCCCGAACTCATTGAAGAAAAGCTGGAGACGGCGTCATGATGGCGCAGTAGACTTTTGGGCGTCATCACAATGAGTGGCTTGCGCCATTTGCGAATCATCTGACGTCTGAGCAAGTGGAAGAATTGATCGGGCGTTGTGGGAACTGCGATTTGAATGTTGTTTTCCGCAGCCATCTGCAAAAATCGTTCATATCGCGCACTGGAGTGTTCTGGTCCCTGCCCTTCGAATCCGTGTGGCAAGAGCATCACGATGCCACTGTAACGCTGCCATTTATCTTCGGCACTGACGATAAACTGATCGATAATCACCTGGGCTGCATTACAGAAATCACCGAACTGGGCTTCCCAGACAATCAGACCATCGGGACAGTCTAAACTGTAACCATAATCGAAACCGAGTACGCCCGCTTCCGAAAGCGGGCTGTTGACAAACTCGACCGGTCCCTGCCCTGCCACCAGATGTTTGAGTGGCGTATATTTTTTCCCGGTTTTGACATCATGTATCACGGCATGGCGGTGACTGAATGTACCACGTTGTGCATCCTGACCACTCACACGAATCCGATAGCCTTCGGTCAATAAGGAAGCAAAGGCTAGAGATTCCGCTGCACCCCAATCTAATTTACGCTCACCTTCTGCCATTTCCCTACGAATGCGCAGTAACCGCTGAATTTTCTTATGCGGTGTGAAACCCTCTGGAAATTCAGTCTGTTTTAATAACAGGTTGATCAGACTTTCTTCCGGAACTCCCGTATCGATCTGATCGGCGGGAAGCTCTTCGCCCCCGCGATATCCGGCCCAGATGCCTGCTGGCAGTTCCACGGTATGCGGATAATTATCCACGCGGGCAGCTGCCAACTCCGATTCCAGGTGGGTAATACTCTCTTCCTGGAGGCGGTCTCCGTCCTCCTGCGTGACTGACTTGCGTTCCAGCATTCGCTGGAGGAAGCTGTCGCGTACAGAGGGACGATTGTTAATAATGTCATACATCAATGGCTGAGTGAAAGAAGGTTCATCCCCTTCATTATGACCACGACGACGATAGCAATACATGTCGATGACAACATCGCGATGGAATTCCTTACGGAAGTCCATTGCCAGTCGGACGACCTGAGCGACTGCTTCCGGATCTTCTCCATTCACGTGGAAGATGGGGATCTGCAGCATTTTCGCGACATCCGTCGCGTAGGTCGAAGAACGACTTTGTGCCGGGTCTGTCGTGAAACCGATCTGATTATTCACGACGACATGAATCGTTCCGCCGGTTCGATACCCCTTCAACTCGCTCAGATTCAGGCTCTCCTGAACCACGCCCTCACCTGCAAAAGCCGCATCACCGTGAATCAACAGGACCATACCTTTGGTCCGATCAATATTTTGCCAACGGTCCTGCTTGGCCCGCATCCGGCCCATGGCGACGGGATTCACAAACTCCAAATGGCTCGGGTTAAAACAGAGCGTCAGATGGACATTGTGCCCTGATTCGGTCATCCAGTCAGAACTATATCCCAAGTGATATTTGACATCGCCGCGTCCCACACTCATTTCGGGAACAGAGTCTTCATATTCTCGAAAGATTTCACGCGGTTTTTTACCCATGATATTCGTTAGCACATTCAAGCGGCCACGGTGCGCCATGCCGAACACGATCTCATCGACACCTTGCTCACCCGCCTTTTCAACGGCAAGATCCAGCAGGGGAATCAGGCTTTCTGCTCCTTCCAGTGAGAAGCTTTTCAAGCCGACATATTTCTTCTGAATGAACTCTTCAAATACCACCGAATCTGTTAAACGACGTAAAATCCGCAGTGCTTCGGGACGTTCGAACTTGAGAAAGTTCGCGGTGCTTTCCATCCGGTCTTGCAGCCACTTGCGAACGCGCAAACTGTCGATGTGCATGAACTGGGCACCAATGGATCGGCAGTAGGTGTTCTTTAACCATTGGATCATTTCTCGCAACGTACGCTGCGAGGGCCCTCCAAAGGTGGATGTGGAGAAAATCCGGTCATAGTCCCGTTCGGAAAAATCATAGAACTCGGGCATTAACTCGGCAGGTGTGGACCGTTTTTTCCCCAATGGATCAAGCGATGCCAGAATGTGTCCCCGGACTCGATAATTTCGAATCAGCTGATCGAGACGTTCCTGTCGATCAGCAATTTTCATTGTCTGGCGATCCGTTCCTTCCGTTTTTTGCGATCCGGGAGGATTGAACATCGTATGACGTTTGAAGGAAGGCCCAAAGCCTGGTCTTTGCTTACGCGTGATTTTGTGAGGGAACCGGGCGAAGAAATCCTGCCATTCCTGCGAGACGGAGCCTGGCGACTTCAAATAGCTCGCATACAGCTCTTCAACGAACGTTAACGATTCCGAGCTGATTTCGTTAACTAACTCTTCCGGCAACTGACTCTCATAGTGTCCATTGTCGTCAAAGTGGGATGAAACTGCATCTGGTTTATCTAACATTGTGCCCTCTCCGGGCTTAGAGACGAACAACCGACAAAATACCATAGATGCCCCTCAGACAAGGGATTCACCACTGGATTGTCGATGAAACGAGTTCTAAACGGTTTTCTTTTACGCTATTGTATAAGATCAGAGTTTTAAAGCTCTCTCCTCAAGCTGACTTGCGCTGTCATTGTGAAAGTTACCAAACTCGTTTTGGCATTCCTACTCATCCGCTGCCAATCTTTTATCCAAAATTTCAGGAAAAACCGGAATAACAGGCAAATGTATGCCTGGATTATAATGCAGAGACCTTGAATACCGAAACACAAATGCAGACTGCGCAACAAAAAAACCGGCTCCGATAAAAGTTCGCATCGGGCCGGCTTTTCGATGTAGCCTTTGTCATTCGCGATTCTGCGAATGTACTATGACTTCTGAACAACACGTTTACGAATGTCTGTTTCCAGAACTCCGAATGCCTGTTCGTGACGTTGCAGTGCCATTGAAAGTGCACTCAGCAGTCGCTTGGCGGTGTAGTGATTCAGAATAATCCGCTGGCCAACGTTGATCTCAGTATTCGCAGGATCAAGAGGCTGTGGATTTAAACCCAGGTCCAGAATCAATTCTTCTGGAGTACTGGAAACGCGGCAGAAGTTAGCATAGCTGGCTGCGACGTTGTCGTCGTTCACCTTCACCTGCTGCTGTTGTTGAGCTGGCGCCTGTCCTGCTGCTTCTGTTGTAGCTTCAGCTGATTTTTCATCTTTCTTAGCACTCACGCTTGGTTTCTCCTCAATGTTATAAAATCTTAAGAAGTAATTGGTTCCAGAAATAGGGACCTGAACTGATGGGGAATCAAAACGATCTGTTTAAAAAACAGCTTCCCCCCGTGTTAGATTGCTTTGTCATGACTTGTTCAAAGACTCCTGAAACATAACATCAGATTGTTCAGTATTCAAGAAAAGAGAGGACAGACTTTGAAAGTCTTTAAATACATTCATGTTGGATTAACGAAATTGACTGCATGTTGCTAAAAGGCAACGCATCCCCCATCTTTCCTACAGCAGCCATTTAGTTTACATTAGAGAAAAAGCGTCCTTATGGTGATTTAAAAAGCCCCCATAAGGACGCGTCGTTCACTTATGAACTTCACCTGACTTACAGAATGGGGCCTGCCCAGTCAGAGAAGACATCGTCAAATTCCGCATCGAACTCTTGAGTCAGCCCCAGAAGATCGGAATCGGTTTCTGTCTGGCCAGCATCGGAGTTCGGGCTGTGTTCGCGGCTGTCAACGATAGACAGCCCATTGAGCCGCAGGTTGCTGACCTGTTCGTCATTCAGACCTTCCAACACGGTTAAATCAAGCTCGTCCTGATTCAGTGTAGACGAATTGAGATTCAACTGAGTTCGAGTCAGATTGAACTGTGGCAGTACACTTTCGTTCAATTCTGTCACGTTGCTGGAAAGCACAACCGTATTGGATTCCAAAGCCATCAACGGCTCATTACCAGCCACAAGCTGCTCATCAGCAG
This window of the Gimesia fumaroli genome carries:
- a CDS encoding PAS domain S-box protein, with the translated sequence MTQKKSLQNPPVDSPFPGVNVTELKTSDFLQNLVQIDHQLLRNILANTPLIIWAVDRNGIVTFSEGGGLRKVGYQPGEWVGRSIFEEYSDDPELISIFRKTLRGEALRLERSFDNLILDVEYTPLFDEQGDVDGFLSVATDITEKTLSQEELRLSEERFSKIFQVNPIAMCITEMETGIFVEVNEGFLSALQCSREDILGQSALDIGFWPNKDKRQKMIEQVKQEGTARELFFDFVNPKGARICALLSAVQIYFRGENLLLSCVKDVTGEHQALEDLEKLNEHLEARVVSRTAELQHAHSILNEEYKKRNRLYRALQQTEAKWRSLVTNAPDTILTLDRDGTILYVNHKIASLGMEEIIGSSIFQYMKTEDISKAKQILQEVFQTGTPQVMETEGLNTEGKKALYSCRVGAMVSGGIIIAAMVIATDITHQKQAEQELVRRRAELAHLSRLSTMGELAAELSHELNQPLAAINNYTNGCIRRIRSGTTSLDKLIEPLEEMSRQAQRASETIKRLRRHVQKSDVEHKPLDLNGVIQNSISLLEHEIQRNFVTLHLELSPGPLQTIGDAIQIEQVLVNLIINAIEAMAEIPVEERKLIIQSDRDQDGNLVICVTDSGIGLKKEEEKSIFETFYTTKQKGLGVGLSISQTIIEAHGGKLHPRRNKKGTSFFITLPAINGDNHRGF
- a CDS encoding response regulator transcription factor, which encodes MEIIIVVSDVMTINQEATVFVVDDDPAIRKSLRWLIESVGLKVQTHELASEFLESYSPDSPGCLVLDVRIPGMSGLELQEKLRERGYDIPVIIVSGYGDVPMAVRAMKAGAIDFLEKPVSDQVLLDYIQKGIEQDIKNKQARLQNKELIERKESLTRREREVMEYVVSGLSSREIAEKLTVSFKTVEAHRAKIMKKMQVKSVPKLIQMDLQIQGTAPAGSRQL
- the fhcD gene encoding formylmethanofuran--tetrahydromethanopterin N-formyltransferase, with the translated sequence MNTQTELELNGVPICDTFAEAFTTVGTRIIVTALTESWVKIAAAEVSGYATSVIACDAEAGVEKFLTPEESPDGRPGVSLMFFAFSRSALEKAVTNRVGQCILTCPTTACYSGLTDSDPEKEIALGSQLRFFGDGFQVSKKWGNRRLWRIPVMDGEFVCEDRVGTFKGVAGGNLLICATDQKKGLLATEAAVAAMQTLEQIILPFPGGIVRSGSKVGSRYTKLKASTNDAYCPTVRAQTTSELPEGTGCVYEIVIDGDSFDAVQQAMQAGLIAISQQPGVLEITAGNYGGKLGKHHFHLKDLVKTSGL
- a CDS encoding 2-oxoglutarate dehydrogenase E1 component, whose amino-acid sequence is MLDKPDAVSSHFDDNGHYESQLPEELVNEISSESLTFVEELYASYLKSPGSVSQEWQDFFARFPHKITRKQRPGFGPSFKRHTMFNPPGSQKTEGTDRQTMKIADRQERLDQLIRNYRVRGHILASLDPLGKKRSTPAELMPEFYDFSERDYDRIFSTSTFGGPSQRTLREMIQWLKNTYCRSIGAQFMHIDSLRVRKWLQDRMESTANFLKFERPEALRILRRLTDSVVFEEFIQKKYVGLKSFSLEGAESLIPLLDLAVEKAGEQGVDEIVFGMAHRGRLNVLTNIMGKKPREIFREYEDSVPEMSVGRGDVKYHLGYSSDWMTESGHNVHLTLCFNPSHLEFVNPVAMGRMRAKQDRWQNIDRTKGMVLLIHGDAAFAGEGVVQESLNLSELKGYRTGGTIHVVVNNQIGFTTDPAQSRSSTYATDVAKMLQIPIFHVNGEDPEAVAQVVRLAMDFRKEFHRDVVIDMYCYRRRGHNEGDEPSFTQPLMYDIINNRPSVRDSFLQRMLERKSVTQEDGDRLQEESITHLESELAAARVDNYPHTVELPAGIWAGYRGGEELPADQIDTGVPEESLINLLLKQTEFPEGFTPHKKIQRLLRIRREMAEGERKLDWGAAESLAFASLLTEGYRIRVSGQDAQRGTFSHRHAVIHDVKTGKKYTPLKHLVAGQGPVEFVNSPLSEAGVLGFDYGYSLDCPDGLIVWEAQFGDFCNAAQVIIDQFIVSAEDKWQRYSGIVMLLPHGFEGQGPEHSSARYERFLQMAAENNIQIAVPTTPDQFFHLLRRQMIRKWRKPLIVMTPKSLLRHHDAVSSFSSMSSGSFFKVIANTTDIEPQQVTRILLCTGKIYYDLNEHRKQAERDDIAIIRMEQLYPIPKAELEEALAPYPEGTPVYWVQEEPENMGAWQFIYCRFKGNLFGRHPLQGVYRQASASPATGSSRSHQFEQEMLISESFR
- a CDS encoding DUF3467 domain-containing protein; translated protein: MSAKKDEKSAEATTEAAGQAPAQQQQQVKVNDDNVAASYANFCRVSSTPEELILDLGLNPQPLDPANTEINVGQRIILNHYTAKRLLSALSMALQRHEQAFGVLETDIRKRVVQKS